CCGAAGTTAAAAATTTAATTTTGTCGGGATTAATAGAGGGTATTCAACAAATATGTCAGTATGAAAATATTGATATGCGATACGAATTTAACACCTGGCTCTCACCTTTAACCCAAAAGAACTGGGATGAAATAACGGACTTCTTTACATTTGATTCAACAGAATAATAGATCAACACTCTATATACACGTAAGACAATCTAAATAGAAATCACAAAAAATTGTCTAACAGGACAAAACAAAACCGCCAGGGAAATCAGTCCTGACGGTTTCATTGTTATAAAGAAATAGTGTTTAGAAATCTAATGTGATGGAAGCTCTGGCTGCAGCACCCATGATAGGTCTCGCCATTCTGATGTTTCCTACAGTGGAAGTTGACCTTGGGTCTCCTTCGGTAATTCCAATTGTATTAAAGATATTGGTTCCGTCTACAGCAAAGCGGATTTTCCCCAGCTGATAAGACATTCCTGCGCCAAATTCGGTGAACGAAGGCAGAATATTATCATCGGTATTTCCTTCATTCTGGAAACGTTTTCCATAATAATTCATGCTTACATAACCTCTCCATTCTTTGGTAATATTCACAGCAGGAGAAATATTAAAATAGAACTTCGGCATTCTTCGTACTAGATTTCCATCGTAATCAAATGTAGAACCATCTGCATTTCTTCCTTTAAAATCTTTATACTTCGGATTCTGAATCGTTCCGTTAAAAGTAACTTCAAGAATATTGTTGAACAGTCTTGTATACCCTTCGATCTCTACCCCAATATTGGTGGTATTGGCAAATTTATTCTCAGAAGTTCCGTCCGAGAAAACATCTGTGAATGAAAGATTTTTCAAGGTGGAGTAAAACGGAATTACGGCAATATCAAATGTACGGGAATAGTATTTATATCCTATTTCCAGCTGATTGGTCAGTACAGGTTTGATCTGGCTCAGATTGGTCATATTGTTGTAATACGCTTCTTCATTCGGAGATCTGAAACCATTGGAAAAGCGAGCGTATACTGCATTTTCTCTATTGATCTTATAATTCGTTGCCAAGGTATAAGAAACCTTGTTTACATCATAATACCAATACGTATACTGATTTCCCAGAACAGACATATTATCATCTGCTGTGGTTGTCGCAAAGCTGTGCGTTCCGTCAGTGGTCAGTCCGGAATTATTAAGATTAGCCTTAGTTGTATTCACTCCGTATCCTTTATAATAATCACGGCTGTAGCGAATTCCACCGTTGAAGCTCCAGGCATCGGTGATATTATAATCCAAATTCAGGTATACATCGTTCAGACTTCCCTGGATTTGTGAATTTCTGAGCAGAAACGACATCGCTGTAATACCGTTATAAGTTTTGGAATATCCTGTGCTTGACGGAGTAAGAGAAGTATCTACCAGATTCAGTAACTCCGGTCTGTCTGTGGCTGTTGTAAGAATATTACTCCAGTTCCAGTACTGGGTCGACTTCCAGTTTGATTTATAAAAACCAGCCGTCACATTTCCTTTATCGAATTTATAATTGAACTGAAGGTCATTGACGAAATTATTCATCTTCTTGTCGATTGCCCAGAAACCAAGCTCCTGTACAAACTGAGGATTAACAACTCCCCCACCGCTTGCTAATGAATACTGGTAATTATTTCCGGAAATACCGCTTTTCTT
This genomic window from Chryseobacterium sp. MEBOG06 contains:
- a CDS encoding TonB-dependent receptor encodes the protein MKKKSIFLIAATATLYFNNAYAQETPQDSAKVSSIDQIVITGNSSPKKKIESSTAISTFSAKEIQKQNPISAAALLQRVPGFAVETSGGEVGNNLFARGIPSAGAYEFVQVQEDGLPVFEDGALQFANADNFFRVDNSVSRLEALRGGSGSIYANNSPGGLINFITREGTNDFKGTAKIETSTYGLMRTDLNLGGALVKDKLFFNVGGFYRTDDGIRKTGFKANNGGQVRMNLKYVLDKGYVKVYYKKLDDRNTFYLPIPLLQDGNTLKEFPGFDANYGTYSYRNIGQLNIPQAGGGFFSRDLENGIHPKVDVVGAEFKYDLGNNFTVLNKTRYTNIDMNYTGIFPAGAPYTAADFAKKSGISGNNYQYSLASGGGVVNPQFVQELGFWAIDKKMNNFVNDLQFNYKFDKGNVTAGFYKSNWKSTQYWNWSNILTTATDRPELLNLVDTSLTPSSTGYSKTYNGITAMSFLLRNSQIQGSLNDVYLNLDYNITDAWSFNGGIRYSRDYYKGYGVNTTKANLNNSGLTTDGTHSFATTTADDNMSVLGNQYTYWYYDVNKVSYTLATNYKINRENAVYARFSNGFRSPNEEAYYNNMTNLSQIKPVLTNQLEIGYKYYSRTFDIAVIPFYSTLKNLSFTDVFSDGTSENKFANTTNIGVEIEGYTRLFNNILEVTFNGTIQNPKYKDFKGRNADGSTFDYDGNLVRRMPKFYFNISPAVNITKEWRGYVSMNYYGKRFQNEGNTDDNILPSFTEFGAGMSYQLGKIRFAVDGTNIFNTIGITEGDPRSTSTVGNIRMARPIMGAAARASITLDF